CGAACAAATTAGTTTTTGGGAATACCTGTATTCGTCTTAATTTGTAAAGGTCATCTGCCTTTGTATCGCAGGCACAGGCGCATTTGAACCCAGCATCCCTGACCATTTGTTTTATCATTTGGTCAAACTCACCATAAGGATAGCAAAAAGTCGTAACTTCTTGCTGAATAATCCCTTCCAGATCCTTCTTGCATTGAACTATTTCCTCAAAGGCTTTATCTCTGCTTAATTGCAGAAGATGTGGATGGGTGATGGTATGTCCGCCAAACGAAATGCCATATTCAGACATTTCCTGTATCTCATTTATGGATAAAAGCCTTATTGCCTCTTCCCCGGGCAGTATATCCCATTGATTAACCCCGCCAATTTGTCCTTTTACTAGAAATATGGTTGCAGTGAACCCATACTTTTTCAGGATAGGAAAGGCATAAAGGTAATTATCAAGGTAACCGTCATCAAAGGTGATAATGATTGGTTTTTTTGGAAATTTATCTATTGAAGCAAGCATATCTAAGGAGATAGTCTTAAACCCCATAAGATGTAAAAGCCTCATCTGTCGTCTGAAATTCTTAGCTTCTACCCATATCCCATGCTGAGAAGCAGATGGCTTTATATGAACTACCCGATGATACACTAATATTGGCACATGTTTATTTCTTTTGTAGTTCATCATAGACAGCTACTACCTTTTCTGCTACCATGTTTAGATTGAATTTAGAAATAACGATTTCTCTTCCCCATCTGCATAATTCTTTTACCTGGTCTTCTTTCTTGAAAACCTTAATTATTGCCTGGCTCATAGCCTTCCAATCAACTGGTTGCATCTGGCAACAGTCACCAAAATTGGTAGATATCCCTTCCTCGATATTTTGAGGGGTAAGCAAGCCTATGAATTTCTTTTCTCCTATAGCCATTACAGCTCGGCTACAAGCCATTGCCTCTAACGCTACTCTGCCTGCGCCAATAACTAGATCAGATAACCCATAAATTAAAGGCATATCATGACGTAAGCCAGTAAATCTTATCACCTCATCATTAAATTGCCGATTAATAGCCTCAACCCTTGTCTTTAGTGAATCACTTTTTTCCCCACCAGCAATAATAAGTATCTTAAGGTTAGGGATAACCATTAAAATCTCAGGAAGTACTCTTTTTACTATTTCTTCTATTAGCTTTCCTCTTTTGTTACTAAACCTGCCAACCCAGGAAACAACCCTTGCTCCTGGCTGAATCCTTAGTTCTTTTCTTAGCTTAGCTGAGGCAGTTTGCGGACTAAAACGATCTATATTTATGCCATTTGGTATCAAGAATATATTCTTATCATTGACCCCTAAGTCCCTAATCAGATGCTCTCTGACTGCCTCAGAGATAGCAATTATCTTTTCTCCAAAGCAGGGCATAAGTTTACGGCTCAAACGTGTAGAATATATACAATGAGCTGTTGTTACTAAGGGAACATTAGTTATTCGACTGGCAAAATAAGCTACCCAGGAAGAGGCTCTTGAATGAGCATGAAGGAGAGTAATTTTTTCTTGCCGAATTATTCTGGTTAAAGACATTACATGTTTTATCCGATTAAGCAGGCTTTTTCTGTTATCTAAGTCAAGGGAATAATAGGGAATAGCTATCTTAGAGTTGAGTGTATCCGAAACCATAGTTACCTTATAACCCTTATCTTGTAGCCATTGCACCAAGGAAACAGCATAGGTTTCAGCGCCGGTCAACTCAACCTGAGAAAGGACAAAGAGAATATTCATACCTTAAACCCACCTCCTTACTGTTTCTAATACCCGCTCAGGGATAATTTGATCCATGCAATTATATGCCTTGCACCTTTCTTTTTTGCATTTTCGCAAGCAGCATGTTATTCCTTCTGGCATAAGCACTACATGTTTTTGGCCATAAGGACCCCATTTAGCTGGAGATTGAGAGGAAAGAGGCGAAAATAAGACTATCACTGGTATACCAAGTCCAGCTGCAAGATGCATGGGGCCAGTGCTTGGACCAACAAAGAGGTGACAAAAGGAGAAAAGAGCCATAAGTTGACCCAGGCTAGTCTGCCCAGCTAAATTGACTGGCTTAGTATGGGTCTTTGCAATTATTTGATCAACCAAGTTTTGTTCTTCTTTGCTACCAGTAACAACCACTCTTACTCCATCTACGAAACTTAAGCCATCAATTAAGCGAGCATAGTTCTCTTTACTCCAATTTAAGGCTGAACCACCACTGCCAGGATGGATGCCAATCAAGGGGGAAATACCTAATAAATTGTGCCTTGTCAGTAGCGATTGAACATATCGATTATCCTCATCCTTTATCCATAAGGCTATCTCTCTTCCCATTAACTGAGCTCCTGCCTCTTTTGCCAGCTTTAAACAATAATCTATCTCATGATGAACTACCTTTGTCCGGTGAATATATGCCCTCTTATTAAATAATATTCCCACCGGTTTATATCCTGTCCCTACCCGATAAGGAATTCTACTTAACCAACAAAGCCATCCATTTCGCCAGCTTGGATAAAGAACCACAGCCAGATCAAACCTTTTTTCCCTTATCTGACAAGCTAATTCAAGCACACCTTGCTTTTGGTCAATGATTATCTCATCTACATCTGGATTATTCCATAAGATATCCCGTGTATAATCTTGAATTAATATCCCAAGATGTGCCCGAGGATAGCTTTTTCGAAGGGCAGATATGGCTGGCAGGCTTAAGATAAGATCACCGAGACAATCATTTCTTAAGACAAGTATCTTTTTTATTCCCCTAATATTTTCCAACTTTATTTATCCTTAAAAATCGTAACTAAACAAGTTAGTTCTCTCTACGCTCGGGATTATTCTCCATAGGGACGAAGGGACGAAGCCTCATGGCATTCAAGAATGCTCGAACTTGCTCGCGTTTCTTGGCTGTCACCTTCCACGAACAAGATGGAATTTCATGAAACTAAATGTAGGGACAGAGCTGATCCCTGTCCGAGTAAAAACTGCCATAAAAAGATTATAATTAAAATTGCTGTCTTCTTTATAGTTTCTTCTTTATCTTCCTTGTCTTTATAATATTGGTTTAAAAAAACTACCTTATCTTCTCTTGTCATTAAAGGTGTCTCTTTTTCTAATTTTTCTACAGAGCGATTTAACCGGAGAAGATTTCTCTTTCTTTGTCTTTCCGTTAATCTTTTTTTAAGACAAGCCTTATCAAAATCTATTATAAAAATCTCTATCTGGTTCTCTTTATTTTGAATTAAGATATTTTTTAAATTTAAGTCCTTATGGTAAACACCCACCTCATGCATCTTCTTGATAGAATCAGCCATACCCTTTATTACTTTCTCTCTCGCTAATTTATTCTCAAAATTTAAAGACTTAAAGTAATCATAAGCATTAATACTATCCTCTACTTCTTGAGTAATAATATCTGCTTGATAAAAAATATATCCCCATCTTTGGACAACAATAGCTAAGATCAGAGGAGTGTTAAGGTTATTTTTTCTGGCTACCTCACTTACTAATAATTCTTGAAAAGGCCTCTTTCTTATTCCCCAATAGATATCCTTAAACAGCTTTCTAAAGATACCTCCATGATGATAATGTCTTATTACCATCCGAGGATTGTCTATGCCTTCTTTGATCGGTATAGATACCGTCTCACCCCGGCCTTGAAATATCTTTTTATCTGGGCATTCCTTGATAAGCTTTTCTAATTTTAAGATACCTCTGTCTAAGAGATCGTTAGCTGCCTCATTTCGAATATAGACTACTTTATCTTTGCCCTTAATCTTTTTAAATAAATTTAAGATAAGTTTTATTTTTACCACTTTATAACTTCTTTACAACTCCTTACTACTTCTTCCGCGCTGATACTCTTCATGCAAGCTAAGGTATCGTATTTACATCTATCTGGACCATGCCCCCCACAAGGACGACATTTTAAACTTTTATTTTCTAAGATAACTACTTTATCTCCCCGAGGAGTAAAGCCTTGCTCTAAAACAGTAGGTCCAAAGATAACTACAGTAGGAATACCTAAAGAAGCTGCAATGTGAGTAGGTCCAGAATCATTGCCAATGTATAACTTGCACTTGCTTATTAATGAAATCATCTGCCTGACAGTAGTTTTTCCTGTGGCGATAATTGGTTTAAAATTTATTAACTCCATAATTTCTTTAACTAAAGAAGTTTCATTTGGTCCACCAAAAAAGATAATTTTAACTTTACCTTCTTTGGCTAAGATATTTCCTACCTCAGCAAAGCCTTCTTTAACCCATCTTTTGGTCTTCCAGACTGCTCCAGGATTAATGCCCACTAAATAATCATGGCTATTAATTCTTAAAAATTTATCGGTATACTCATTATCTTTAGCACTTAAATAAAGATGGGGATTTTTTTCTATTAAGGTGCAATTAAGAGCCGAAGCTAACCTTAAGTTTCTTTCTATAGCCTGATCTTCTTTAATTAAAGGAATCTTTTTAGAATAAAAAAGATAAGCCAGGTATTTTTTTAGACCCACTCTTTCTTTAATTCCTGAAAATACAGTGATTAAGACGGAGCGAAGTGATTTGTGGGGCAGGATAGCTAGATCAAATCTCTTCCTTCTTATCTTTTTTACTAAATTTATAAAATTAATTAACCCTTTATCTCTTGATTTTTTTTCATAAATAATAATCTCATCAAGGTAAGGATTATAAAGGAGAATATCTTTTCCATTCTTTAAAGTTACTGCACAGAGAAAAGATTGAGGATAATTTTTCTTAATTGTTTCAATTAAAGGGATAGTAAGGACTACATCTCCAATAAAACCTGTTTGAATAATGAGAATCTTCTTAAATTTATTTTCTTTCATTATTTAAGATCTTTATAAATTCATCCTGACCAGAAATTAATTCTAAAATTATTTTTAAGTAGTATAGCTTTATGTCTTCTTTTGGCCACATCTCTTCTAATTTAAGGGCATCCTTTTCTGTGGTAATAACTACTTCTCCTTTAGTCTCTTTAAAATTAGTAATAATCTTTTCTATGTCCTTTTGTTTATAAAAATAATGATCAGGAAAACGCCAACTTACTACTTTTTTTGCTCCTAATTTATTTAACATCTTCTCAAATGTCAAAGGGTCGCCGAGGCTAGAAAAAGCTCTAACTTCTTTATCTTTGATCAGAGCTAAGCCGTGCTTAGTCTTATTTCTTAAGTCGATAAAACTTACTGGTCTATGAATACTCTTACAGATAAGCTGATCTTTTCCCCAGGCTTTAACTATGTTTTGGAAAGGATCTTCTTTTGTTTCTTTATCAAATTTAGTCAGGATTAAGACATCTCCTCTTCTTAAATTTTTAATTGGTTCCCTTAGGATGCCCCTGGGAAAAAGATGGTTATTTCCAAAAGGATTGCTTGAGTTTATTAAGACAATATCTAAGTTACGAAAAAGCTTAAGATGTTGAAAACCATCATCTAAAATTAGAGTATCTACCTTAAATTTATCTAAAGCATACCTTCCTGAAAAATATCGATCTTTTCCTATTATTACTGGAATGCCAGCCGGTAAATTCTTAGCTAAAAGAAAAGCCTCATCTCCACATTGATTAGGTTTTAAAAAAATTTGTTCGCCGTCACTTACTAGAGCCATCTTTCCTTTTAGATTCCCTTTATATCCTCGACTTAAAATAGCTATCTTTTTACCTTCTTTTTTGAAGAGATTAGCTAATTTCAAGACCAAGGAAGTTTTCCCGGTGCCTCCTAAGGTAATATTTCCTACGCTAATCACATCAGCATCTAATCTCTTTTCTTTAAAGATCTTTAACCTGTATAATAAAAACCTTATCTGGATAAAAAGGTAATAAACTCCAGAGAGAGTTTTTAATCCTATTTTTATTGGTAACAAAGAAAGACTTTTTTTTTGGTCATTAATTACTTTATAAAATATACTTTCAAGATTCATGAAAAGAGTATTCCTTGTCTGCCCACGTTGTAATCTTAGATAATTCTATCTCAGCTTTTAACCTTATTTCTTCTATTTGATGGCGAGATAGATCTTTGCCTACCTCTATAGGTTCTCCATAAATTAATACTCCTTTGGCAAAAGGGCAGGGGATAATAAAATTATCCCAAGTATGGAGCGTATACTTTTTAGAAACCCCATAAGTAATGGGTAAAATAGTATGGCCGGTCTTTTGAGCAATATCTATTACTCCTCTTTTCAGAAAGTATTTGGGACCTTGTGGTCCATCAGGAGTAATCCCTCCTTCAAACCCTTTTTTTAATATATGGATCATCTTAATAGTAGCTTCAGCTCCACCTCGATGGGTAGAGCCTTCAATGGGATAAAGATTAAAGTATTTTAAAGTACTGCTTAAAAGCCTACCATCTTGGCTTTTACTTACTAAGATTTGGAGGTCTTTTTTTCTAAGAAAATAAGGAATAAGAAAGAGTCTATTATGCCAAGTAGTATAAATTAATCTTTTCTCTTCTTTTTTTAGCCTTAAATAAACTTCTTCGTTAATAGTTTTTAATCTGATCGTCAAGCAGACAATCTTAATTATCTTAGCTAAAAAGCATGAAATTATCTTTATGGCTAAATTACTCTTAAAAAGTCTTTTTATCTTCATGATCAAAAAACTATCTGAGATAACTTTCTATAATTCTTGCAGCTCTATCAATTACACCAACTTCTCCTAAATAAGTAGTTGCCATCTTCATCTCTTTTTTCTGCTCTTTAATCATTTTTTCCTTAAGAAGTAAGTCGGCTGCTTTTTTTGAGATTAATCGGGGAGTAGCTTTACCTTGGAACATCTCAGGAATTATCTTCTTTCCCGCAATAATATTAGGAAGGCCAAAATATCTCAGCCTTACTAATAATTTACCTAAGACCCAAGTCAGCCAATTAACCTTGTAGACAATAATCATCGGTACACTTAAGATCATCGCTTCTAAGGTAGCTGTTCCAGAGGCAACGATTAGTAATTTACAGATACTCATTACTTCATAATGGTCTTCTTTAATTACTTGAGCATTAATAATTCTTAGTTCTTCTTCATTTACTACTTCGTATAAATCATTAATCGTTAAACTTCTAGCTAATGGAATTAAAAAATTTAATTTAGGATAGTTTTTTTTTAAAATCTTAGCCGCTTGAAACAAGATAGGAAGTATCTTTTTTATCTCACTTTTTCTACTTCCTGGCAAAAGACCAATATATTCAACCTCTTTATTTAAGGGCAGCTTTGAAAAGATCTCCTCTTTAGTAAGATTTACTTTTACAATATCAATTAAGGGATGGCCAATATAAGTCGACTTTACTTTATATTTATCATAAACTTGCTTTTCAAAAGGAAAGATAGTCATGACTTCATTTACTCTTTGGGCTATCTTTTTAGCTCTTTTTTCTCGCCAAGCCCAGACGGTGGGAGGTAAATAATAAATCACGGGGATATTTTGCTGGCTGGCAAATTTAGCTAAGTAAAGATTAAATTCTGGAAAGTCAATTAAAACTAAGAGATGGGGGGGGTTTTTTAAGATAAGTTTCTTTAAATCTTGGTAAACTTTAAATATCTTTGGAAATATTTTAATGGCTTCTACCAAGCCGATAATACTTTCTTGAGTAAGATCAAAGATGACCTCTACACCAGCTTCCTTCATCAAGGAGCCGCCTAGGCCAAAGAAACTTACCTCTGGCCTGATCTTCTTTATGCTTTTAACTAAGTAAGCTCCATGTAAATCCCCTGAAGATTCTCCAGCCACAATCATTACTTTCTTTTCCATTTTAAATTACTACCAAGGCTATCCCACCATCATCTACTAAGGTTTTTACTTTCTCTCTTTCCACTAACAAAGTTTTCTCAGCTTCTATGGCTAATACTTTTGCCTTTACTTCTAACATCGCTTTTATCGTTTCAGGACCTACGGTAGGTACATCAAATCTAAAGTCTTGTTGAGGCTTACTTACTTTTACTACTACTGTCCCTGCCTTAGCCAACTCCCCTGCTCTTAAGATAGCTTTATTTGTTCCTTCTATAGCTTCTATAGCAATTACTGCTTTTTCTTTCACGATTACGGTTTGACCAATATCAAGGAAAGCTACCTTTTTAGCTACTTCCCATCCATAGTTAATGTCTTCATATTCTTTAAGGTTTGGCTTTCTTTCGCTTAATATGCCTTTGGCCGGCAAAATTCTTTTTAAGTACTTAGTTTGATCGATAATCTTTATTCCTTCTCTTTCAAATTCATTGACTATGGCTTTTAAGATAGTATCGTCATTCTTATTTACTAAATTACTTAAGAGCAAGATTCCTCGCTGATCAAGAACTATATCTTCATATAAAATTTGTTTTCTCACCTTTCCTATCATCACTAATTCTTTAACTTCGTGAAGCTTCAAGGTCTTCACTATCTTCTCTACTTCTCCAATCTTAATTTCATAAACTTTCTTGACTGTTTTTTCCATCTGGTTATTTAACTCTGGGGTAAGGCAGATAGCTACTCCTTCTAAGCCTTGCCTTTTTAACTCTTCAGCTAACATTAAAGGAAGAACTCCTTCCCCAGCAATAATTCCAATTCTTCTCATAACTTTCCTTTCTTTATCTAAATCCAACAAAGATTGATTTGCGAAAATATAGGTCAACAGAAGGCTTTTGAAGACACTAACCTATAAATCCTCAAAACTATCACTTTTTATCACTTCTACACCCCGACAAATACCCCTTTCTGAGCTTTCAATAAATTGGACCAGGTGATCTACATAATCATCTTTTTCTATTTCTTCTTTAATCTTTTGTAGAGCTTTTGAAATACTATATTCAGAACGATAAAGGAGTTTATAAGACTTTTTTAGTTTAATTTTCGAGTCTTCAGGAATCTTTGCTCTTAAAAGACCGACCGAATTTAAACCATATGCTTTAGCAGGATGGCCATCGACTAAGAGATACGGAGGAACATCTTGAACTACTTTAGAATTTCCTCCGATAATAGATAGTCTTCCAATACGTACAAACTGATGAACCACTACTAAACCTGAAATAAAAGCTCTATCTTCAATGATTACATGGCCGGCTATATTTGAGCCATTAGCAATGGTTATTTCATTACCAATTTCACAGTTATGGGCAATATGAGAGTTGACCATAAAATAATTATGGTCACCTATCTTAGTATAGCCCTCAGCCTTATTCCCTCGATGAACAGTTACAT
The window above is part of the bacterium genome. Proteins encoded here:
- a CDS encoding polysaccharide deacetylase family protein; this encodes MMNYKRNKHVPILVYHRVVHIKPSASQHGIWVEAKNFRRQMRLLHLMGFKTISLDMLASIDKFPKKPIIITFDDGYLDNYLYAFPILKKYGFTATIFLVKGQIGGVNQWDILPGEEAIRLLSINEIQEMSEYGISFGGHTITHPHLLQLSRDKAFEEIVQCKKDLEGIIQQEVTTFCYPYGEFDQMIKQMVRDAGFKCACACDTKADDLYKLRRIQVFPKTNLFGFWRKTQWWYDKYIRLF
- a CDS encoding glycosyltransferase family 4 protein encodes the protein MNILFVLSQVELTGAETYAVSLVQWLQDKGYKVTMVSDTLNSKIAIPYYSLDLDNRKSLLNRIKHVMSLTRIIRQEKITLLHAHSRASSWVAYFASRITNVPLVTTAHCIYSTRLSRKLMPCFGEKIIAISEAVREHLIRDLGVNDKNIFLIPNGINIDRFSPQTASAKLRKELRIQPGARVVSWVGRFSNKRGKLIEEIVKRVLPEILMVIPNLKILIIAGGEKSDSLKTRVEAINRQFNDEVIRFTGLRHDMPLIYGLSDLVIGAGRVALEAMACSRAVMAIGEKKFIGLLTPQNIEEGISTNFGDCCQMQPVDWKAMSQAIIKVFKKEDQVKELCRWGREIVISKFNLNMVAEKVVAVYDELQKK
- a CDS encoding glycosyltransferase family 9 protein, with translation MENIRGIKKILVLRNDCLGDLILSLPAISALRKSYPRAHLGILIQDYTRDILWNNPDVDEIIIDQKQGVLELACQIREKRFDLAVVLYPSWRNGWLCWLSRIPYRVGTGYKPVGILFNKRAYIHRTKVVHHEIDYCLKLAKEAGAQLMGREIALWIKDEDNRYVQSLLTRHNLLGISPLIGIHPGSGGSALNWSKENYARLIDGLSFVDGVRVVVTGSKEEQNLVDQIIAKTHTKPVNLAGQTSLGQLMALFSFCHLFVGPSTGPMHLAAGLGIPVIVLFSPLSSQSPAKWGPYGQKHVVLMPEGITCCLRKCKKERCKAYNCMDQIIPERVLETVRRWV
- the waaF gene encoding lipopolysaccharide heptosyltransferase II, translating into MKENKFKKILIIQTGFIGDVVLTIPLIETIKKNYPQSFLCAVTLKNGKDILLYNPYLDEIIIYEKKSRDKGLINFINLVKKIRRKRFDLAILPHKSLRSVLITVFSGIKERVGLKKYLAYLFYSKKIPLIKEDQAIERNLRLASALNCTLIEKNPHLYLSAKDNEYTDKFLRINSHDYLVGINPGAVWKTKRWVKEGFAEVGNILAKEGKVKIIFFGGPNETSLVKEIMELINFKPIIATGKTTVRQMISLISKCKLYIGNDSGPTHIAASLGIPTVVIFGPTVLEQGFTPRGDKVVILENKSLKCRPCGGHGPDRCKYDTLACMKSISAEEVVRSCKEVIKW
- the lpxK gene encoding tetraacyldisaccharide 4'-kinase, translating into MNLESIFYKVINDQKKSLSLLPIKIGLKTLSGVYYLFIQIRFLLYRLKIFKEKRLDADVISVGNITLGGTGKTSLVLKLANLFKKEGKKIAILSRGYKGNLKGKMALVSDGEQIFLKPNQCGDEAFLLAKNLPAGIPVIIGKDRYFSGRYALDKFKVDTLILDDGFQHLKLFRNLDIVLINSSNPFGNNHLFPRGILREPIKNLRRGDVLILTKFDKETKEDPFQNIVKAWGKDQLICKSIHRPVSFIDLRNKTKHGLALIKDKEVRAFSSLGDPLTFEKMLNKLGAKKVVSWRFPDHYFYKQKDIEKIITNFKETKGEVVITTEKDALKLEEMWPKEDIKLYYLKIILELISGQDEFIKILNNERK
- a CDS encoding lysophospholipid acyltransferase family protein, producing the protein MKIKRLFKSNLAIKIISCFLAKIIKIVCLTIRLKTINEEVYLRLKKEEKRLIYTTWHNRLFLIPYFLRKKDLQILVSKSQDGRLLSSTLKYFNLYPIEGSTHRGGAEATIKMIHILKKGFEGGITPDGPQGPKYFLKRGVIDIAQKTGHTILPITYGVSKKYTLHTWDNFIIPCPFAKGVLIYGEPIEVGKDLSRHQIEEIRLKAEIELSKITTWADKEYSFHES
- the lpxB gene encoding lipid-A-disaccharide synthase, with protein sequence MEKKVMIVAGESSGDLHGAYLVKSIKKIRPEVSFFGLGGSLMKEAGVEVIFDLTQESIIGLVEAIKIFPKIFKVYQDLKKLILKNPPHLLVLIDFPEFNLYLAKFASQQNIPVIYYLPPTVWAWREKRAKKIAQRVNEVMTIFPFEKQVYDKYKVKSTYIGHPLIDIVKVNLTKEEIFSKLPLNKEVEYIGLLPGSRKSEIKKILPILFQAAKILKKNYPKLNFLIPLARSLTINDLYEVVNEEELRIINAQVIKEDHYEVMSICKLLIVASGTATLEAMILSVPMIIVYKVNWLTWVLGKLLVRLRYFGLPNIIAGKKIIPEMFQGKATPRLISKKAADLLLKEKMIKEQKKEMKMATTYLGEVGVIDRAARIIESYLR
- the lpxI gene encoding UDP-2,3-diacylglucosamine diphosphatase LpxI (LpxI, functionally equivalent to LpxH, replaces it in LPS biosynthesis in a minority of bacteria.), whose product is MRRIGIIAGEGVLPLMLAEELKRQGLEGVAICLTPELNNQMEKTVKKVYEIKIGEVEKIVKTLKLHEVKELVMIGKVRKQILYEDIVLDQRGILLLSNLVNKNDDTILKAIVNEFEREGIKIIDQTKYLKRILPAKGILSERKPNLKEYEDINYGWEVAKKVAFLDIGQTVIVKEKAVIAIEAIEGTNKAILRAGELAKAGTVVVKVSKPQQDFRFDVPTVGPETIKAMLEVKAKVLAIEAEKTLLVEREKVKTLVDDGGIALVVI
- the lpxA gene encoding acyl-ACP--UDP-N-acetylglucosamine O-acyltransferase — translated: MIHSTAIIHSKAEIGKNVSIGPYSIIEEEVIIGNNAQIDSHVVIKKWTSIGEDCILFMGAVLGNSAQDKKYDGQCSYLTIGKSNVFREYVTVHRGNKAEGYTKIGDHNYFMVNSHIAHNCEIGNEITIANGSNIAGHVIIEDRAFISGLVVVHQFVRIGRLSIIGGNSKVVQDVPPYLLVDGHPAKAYGLNSVGLLRAKIPEDSKIKLKKSYKLLYRSEYSISKALQKIKEEIEKDDYVDHLVQFIESSERGICRGVEVIKSDSFEDL